One Dysosmobacter welbionis DNA segment encodes these proteins:
- a CDS encoding DUF4367 domain-containing protein, producing the protein MPSDRNTAYPFLEQMRTEELEALLQQEFTAADGGEPDVDYIMAIMEVMKQRDANPPAAEVDVDAAWRDFKENYQGQASAYETEVLPERDSSHLDQITSPSPKKKSRRILRAAVITAACIVILCGAASAFGFDILQAFADWTAETFGFVTPGQEEAEAPQDDPYNTLRLAVSERTDLPVVPTWFPEDTELVGSISVVEQIGMIRLQGTFENSQEQFTIRIQIYDSVPEKYDDTYQIDSNSFELYEVDGITYYLMSNNDTNSVAWLNGVVEGHIQGHVSFDGLKKMVDSIQ; encoded by the coding sequence ATGCCATCAGATCGAAATACGGCGTATCCTTTCCTGGAACAAATGCGCACCGAAGAGCTGGAGGCTCTGCTCCAGCAGGAATTCACGGCTGCGGACGGCGGTGAGCCGGACGTGGACTACATCATGGCGATTATGGAGGTGATGAAGCAGCGGGATGCGAATCCCCCGGCGGCGGAGGTCGACGTGGACGCCGCATGGCGGGATTTCAAGGAAAATTATCAAGGACAGGCTTCTGCCTATGAGACTGAGGTCCTCCCGGAACGTGACTCATCCCATCTTGACCAAATCACCTCCCCTTCCCCCAAAAAGAAAAGCCGCCGGATTCTGCGGGCAGCCGTCATCACGGCCGCGTGCATTGTGATTCTGTGCGGCGCTGCCTCCGCCTTTGGGTTCGACATCCTCCAGGCGTTCGCGGACTGGACCGCGGAGACCTTTGGATTTGTGACGCCGGGGCAGGAGGAAGCAGAAGCGCCGCAGGATGATCCGTATAATACTCTGCGTTTAGCGGTTTCTGAAAGAACTGATCTCCCAGTTGTTCCCACATGGTTTCCAGAAGATACAGAACTAGTCGGAAGCATTAGTGTTGTTGAACAAATTGGTATGATCAGACTCCAAGGAACATTCGAAAACAGTCAAGAGCAATTTACAATTCGAATTCAAATTTATGACTCTGTACCAGAAAAATACGATGATACATATCAAATTGATAGTAACTCATTCGAACTTTATGAGGTGGACGGGATTACTTATTATTTAATGAGTAATAATGATACAAACAGTGTAGCTTGGTTGAATGGGGTGGTCGAAGGGCACATTCAAGGCCACGTTTCTTTTGATGGATTGAAAAAGATGGTCGATTCTATACAATAG
- a CDS encoding heavy metal translocating P-type ATPase, with protein MREEKYDISGMHCAACSASVERVTRKLPGVERSEVNLTTGIMTIAYDESQCTQEQIVAKVEKAGFGAALHLEHPAPATVQNAEDAETAALKRRKIELIAAAVFSAVLLYVSMGQMLPFGLPALPLPDLFSMHTHPMNFAVLQLILAVPVLYCGRNFFQGGFKSLFHGNPNMDSLVAIGSGCSFAYSLVMTFLISDDPSYVHNLYYESAAVVLTLVSLGKFLESRNMQKTKGAITALMQLSPDTAILADTGREVPTSQLKVGDVVLVKPGARVPADGTVTQGESSVNEAMLTGESLPVEKAVGSEVIGGSVNENGVLYVQVTRTGDDSTLSRIIRFVEDAQGRKAPISKTADKVAGVFVPVVMGIALLAAVIWAIAGQPFSFVLRVFTSVLVIACPCALGLATPTAIMVGTGLGAKHGILIRSGEILEITHSVDTVVLDKTGTVTEGTPAVTEVLPHRCEASDLLSAAAAVEAVSAHPLANAITAYAQEHGYGGTVRPESFENLSGRGLKAVLGGETVLAGNRRLLEEHGVDVSSLASDAERLSAQGQTPMYFARGGTLLGLISVADPVKETSAAAIQKMRGQGIRTVLLTGDNRAAAEHIGSLVGVDEVIAEVLPEEKAGVVERLQSQGRKVMMVGDGINDAPALTAATVGCAIGSGSDIAIESADIVLMRSDLQDVPRAIRLSRLTLRDIKQNLFWAFCYNTIGIPIAAGLLFAFGGPLLSPMFAGAAMSLSSVCVVGNALRLGRAKL; from the coding sequence ATGCGAGAAGAAAAATACGACATCTCCGGGATGCACTGCGCCGCGTGCAGCGCGTCCGTGGAGCGGGTCACCCGGAAGCTGCCCGGCGTGGAGCGCAGCGAGGTGAATCTCACCACCGGTATCATGACCATTGCATACGATGAAAGTCAATGCACCCAGGAGCAGATCGTGGCCAAGGTGGAGAAGGCAGGCTTCGGCGCCGCCCTGCACCTGGAGCACCCGGCCCCCGCCACGGTCCAGAATGCTGAGGATGCAGAGACCGCCGCCCTGAAGCGGCGGAAGATCGAGCTGATCGCGGCGGCGGTGTTCTCCGCGGTGCTGCTGTATGTGTCCATGGGGCAGATGCTGCCTTTCGGGCTGCCAGCTCTGCCCCTGCCGGACCTCTTCTCCATGCACACCCATCCCATGAATTTTGCGGTGCTGCAGCTGATCCTGGCCGTGCCGGTGCTGTACTGCGGCCGGAACTTCTTCCAAGGGGGCTTCAAGTCCCTCTTCCACGGCAACCCCAACATGGACTCCCTGGTGGCCATCGGCTCCGGCTGCTCCTTTGCGTACAGCCTGGTGATGACCTTTCTGATCTCCGACGATCCCAGCTACGTCCACAATCTCTATTATGAGTCCGCCGCCGTGGTGCTGACTCTGGTGTCCCTGGGCAAGTTCCTAGAGAGCCGGAATATGCAGAAGACCAAAGGCGCCATCACCGCCCTGATGCAGCTGTCCCCGGATACCGCCATCCTGGCGGACACGGGCCGGGAGGTGCCCACCAGCCAACTGAAGGTGGGCGACGTGGTGCTGGTGAAGCCCGGCGCCCGGGTCCCGGCGGACGGCACCGTCACCCAGGGCGAGAGCAGCGTCAATGAGGCCATGCTCACCGGCGAGAGCCTGCCGGTGGAGAAGGCCGTGGGCAGCGAGGTCATCGGCGGCAGCGTCAATGAGAACGGCGTGCTGTACGTCCAGGTGACCCGTACCGGCGACGACTCCACCCTCTCCCGCATCATCCGGTTCGTGGAGGACGCCCAGGGCCGGAAAGCCCCGATCTCCAAGACCGCCGACAAAGTGGCCGGTGTGTTCGTGCCGGTGGTCATGGGCATCGCGCTGCTGGCCGCCGTCATCTGGGCCATCGCCGGGCAGCCCTTCTCCTTTGTGCTGCGGGTGTTCACATCGGTGCTGGTCATCGCCTGCCCCTGTGCCCTGGGGTTGGCAACTCCCACCGCCATCATGGTAGGCACGGGCCTGGGGGCCAAGCATGGTATCCTGATCCGCTCCGGCGAGATTCTGGAGATCACCCACAGCGTGGACACGGTGGTGCTGGACAAGACCGGCACCGTCACCGAGGGCACCCCCGCCGTGACGGAGGTCCTCCCCCATCGGTGTGAGGCATCCGACCTGCTGTCCGCCGCGGCGGCGGTGGAGGCGGTGTCCGCCCATCCCCTGGCAAACGCCATCACCGCCTACGCCCAAGAGCATGGCTACGGCGGCACCGTCCGGCCGGAGAGCTTTGAGAACCTGTCTGGCCGGGGCCTGAAGGCCGTGCTGGGCGGCGAGACCGTCCTGGCCGGCAACCGCCGATTGCTGGAGGAGCACGGCGTGGACGTCTCCTCTCTGGCATCTGATGCGGAGCGCCTCTCCGCCCAGGGCCAGACCCCCATGTACTTCGCCAGGGGCGGCACCCTGCTGGGCCTGATCTCTGTGGCCGATCCGGTGAAAGAGACCAGCGCCGCCGCCATCCAGAAAATGCGCGGGCAGGGCATCCGGACCGTGCTGCTGACCGGCGACAACCGGGCGGCGGCGGAGCACATCGGTTCCCTGGTGGGTGTGGACGAAGTCATCGCCGAGGTGCTGCCAGAGGAGAAGGCCGGCGTGGTGGAGCGGCTCCAGTCTCAGGGCCGCAAGGTGATGATGGTGGGCGACGGCATCAACGACGCCCCAGCCCTCACCGCCGCCACCGTGGGCTGCGCCATCGGCAGCGGCAGCGACATCGCCATCGAGTCCGCGGACATTGTGCTGATGCGCTCGGACCTGCAGGATGTACCCCGGGCCATCCGGCTCTCCCGGCTGACCCTGCGGGACATCAAGCAGAATCTCTTCTGGGCCTTCTGCTACAACACCATCGGTATCCCCATCGCGGCGGGCCTGCTGTTCGCCTTCGGCGGCCCTCTGCTGTCCCCCATGTTCGCGGGGGCGGCCATGAGCCTCAGCTCCGTCTGCGTGGTAGGCAACGCATTGCGGCTGGGCCGGGCCAAACTGTGA
- a CDS encoding cytochrome c biogenesis protein CcdA yields the protein MGFSIETSVSAVTVFLQGALSFFSPCVLPLVPLYVSYLAGGAAVVGEDGVRRYPRGKIFLNTLFFVVGISFAFFLLGLGLTALGEFFHNYQVWFARASGVIILLFGLYQLGLGKRTMLLEQEHRLPFHLNKLAMNPAVALVMGFTFSFAWTPCVGPTLSSVLLMASSAESSAAGFLLIGVYTLGFVLPFLAVGLFTGTVLDFFKSHQNVVRYTVKIGAVLLIVMGILTLTGATGGISADLAAGSGTVQEEPAGNSGEEAAPSGDSQEEHSGADSQEIPVVPAPDFTLTDQYGQSHTLSDYQGKTVFLNFWATWCGPCKMEMPDIQALYEDWDENAGELVVLGVAGPNIGQEGSAEDITAFLEENGYTYPVVMDETGTLFYQYGISAYPTTFMIDTEGNVFGYVQGAVSREVMDDIVEQTRTGQRR from the coding sequence ATGGGCTTTTCCATTGAGACCAGCGTATCCGCCGTCACTGTCTTTCTGCAGGGCGCGCTGAGCTTCTTCTCCCCCTGCGTGCTGCCGCTGGTGCCGCTGTACGTCAGCTATCTGGCCGGCGGCGCCGCTGTGGTGGGCGAGGACGGCGTCCGCCGCTATCCCCGGGGAAAGATCTTCCTCAATACCCTCTTTTTCGTGGTGGGCATCAGCTTCGCCTTCTTCCTGCTGGGGCTGGGCCTCACCGCCCTGGGGGAGTTCTTCCACAACTACCAAGTGTGGTTCGCCCGGGCCAGCGGCGTCATCATCCTGCTGTTCGGCCTGTACCAGCTGGGGCTGGGCAAGCGGACCATGCTGCTGGAGCAGGAACACCGCCTCCCCTTCCATCTGAACAAACTGGCTATGAACCCGGCGGTGGCCCTGGTGATGGGCTTCACCTTCAGCTTCGCCTGGACGCCCTGCGTGGGCCCCACCCTCAGCAGCGTCCTGCTGATGGCCTCCTCCGCAGAGTCCTCCGCTGCGGGATTTCTGCTGATCGGCGTGTACACCCTGGGCTTCGTACTACCCTTCCTGGCAGTGGGACTCTTCACCGGCACGGTGCTGGATTTCTTCAAGTCCCACCAGAATGTGGTGCGCTACACGGTGAAGATCGGCGCGGTGCTGCTGATCGTCATGGGCATCCTGACCCTCACCGGCGCCACCGGCGGCATCTCCGCAGATCTGGCTGCCGGCTCCGGCACGGTGCAGGAAGAGCCCGCCGGGAACAGCGGCGAAGAGGCGGCCCCCTCCGGCGATTCTCAGGAGGAGCACAGCGGGGCGGACAGCCAGGAGATCCCCGTGGTCCCCGCTCCGGACTTCACCCTGACGGACCAGTACGGCCAGTCCCACACCCTCTCGGACTACCAGGGGAAGACGGTGTTTCTGAACTTCTGGGCTACTTGGTGCGGCCCCTGCAAGATGGAGATGCCGGACATCCAGGCCCTGTATGAGGACTGGGACGAGAACGCCGGGGAGCTGGTGGTGCTGGGCGTGGCCGGGCCCAATATCGGCCAGGAGGGCAGCGCCGAAGACATCACCGCCTTCCTGGAGGAAAACGGCTACACCTATCCCGTGGTGATGGACGAGACGGGCACGCTCTTCTACCAGTACGGCATCAGCGCCTATCCCACCACATTCATGATCGACACGGAGGGCAACGTCTTCGGCTACGTCCAGGGCGCCGTCAGCCGGGAGGTCATGGACGACATCGTGGAGCAGACCAGGACCGGGCAGCGCAGATGA
- a CDS encoding TetR/AcrR family transcriptional regulator, giving the protein MARNKHPEETVEKILAVSAKLFMEKGYEHTTLQDIIDNLGGLTKGAIYHHFKGKEEILLAIADRMGEQTEAWMRTVRDDPGLTGAEKLQKMFRASLENSDQTDLFVLAPNMLKNPKLMSILLESMIGEVLPNYMEPVLREAVADGSIRTDYPEELGELLLLLSNVWLNPMIYPATPEKTRRRMELYDQMLRSMGLDLLDQELLNQWERFCRLSQERL; this is encoded by the coding sequence ATGGCCCGAAACAAGCACCCGGAGGAGACGGTGGAAAAGATCCTGGCGGTCTCCGCGAAGCTGTTTATGGAAAAGGGATATGAGCACACCACCCTCCAGGACATCATTGACAATCTGGGAGGACTGACCAAGGGGGCCATCTACCACCACTTCAAGGGCAAGGAGGAGATCCTCCTTGCCATCGCGGACCGGATGGGAGAGCAGACGGAGGCCTGGATGCGGACGGTCCGGGACGATCCCGGCCTGACCGGAGCGGAGAAGCTGCAGAAGATGTTCCGGGCATCCCTGGAGAACTCGGACCAGACGGACCTGTTCGTGCTGGCGCCCAATATGCTGAAGAACCCCAAGCTGATGAGCATCCTGCTGGAGAGCATGATCGGGGAGGTCCTGCCCAACTACATGGAGCCCGTCCTGCGGGAGGCGGTGGCGGACGGCTCCATCCGGACGGACTACCCGGAGGAACTGGGGGAGCTGCTGCTTCTCCTGTCAAACGTGTGGCTGAATCCCATGATCTACCCTGCCACGCCGGAGAAGACCCGCCGCCGCATGGAGCTATACGACCAGATGCTGCGGAGCATGGGCCTGGACCTGCTGGATCAGGAGCTGTTGAATCAGTGGGAGCGATTTTGCCGCCTGTCCCAGGAACGGCTGTAA
- a CDS encoding NAD(P)-dependent malic enzyme: MDYAKESLRLHSEWRGKLEVTPRAQVDSKEALSLAYTPGVAQPCLEIQKDISKSYELTRRWNTVAVVTDGSAVLGLGDIGPEAGMPVMEGKCVLFKAFGGVDAIPLCVRSHDVDEIVNTVALLAGSFGGVNLEDIAAPRCFEIERKLKERCDIPIFHDDQHGTAVITLAGLTNALKVVGKRLEDVRIVINGAGAAAVSITKLLLSAGAGDVTLCDRKGAIYAGRSDGMNWIKEEMAQVTNPEKRTGSLADVLAGADVFIGVSAPGAVTKEMVQTMNAGAVIFACANPTPEIFPDDAKAGGAAVVATGRSDYPNQINNVLAFPGIFRGALDARASDINDAMKIAAAHALAELVGDDLSADYIIPAAFDPRVRDAVASAVEQAARASGVARV, encoded by the coding sequence ATGGATTACGCAAAGGAATCCCTGCGCCTGCATTCCGAGTGGAGGGGCAAGCTGGAGGTGACGCCCCGGGCCCAGGTGGACAGCAAGGAGGCGCTGTCCCTGGCCTACACCCCCGGCGTGGCCCAGCCCTGCCTGGAGATCCAGAAGGACATCAGCAAGAGCTACGAGCTGACCCGCCGGTGGAACACCGTGGCGGTGGTCACCGACGGCTCCGCCGTCCTGGGGCTGGGAGACATCGGCCCGGAGGCGGGGATGCCCGTCATGGAGGGCAAATGCGTCCTGTTCAAGGCCTTCGGCGGCGTGGACGCCATTCCCCTGTGCGTCCGCAGCCACGACGTGGACGAGATCGTGAACACCGTGGCCCTGCTGGCCGGGTCCTTCGGCGGCGTGAATCTGGAGGATATCGCCGCCCCCCGGTGCTTTGAGATTGAGCGGAAGCTGAAGGAGCGGTGCGACATCCCCATCTTCCACGACGATCAGCACGGCACCGCCGTCATCACCCTGGCGGGGCTCACCAACGCCCTGAAAGTGGTGGGCAAGCGGCTGGAGGATGTCCGAATCGTTATCAACGGTGCCGGCGCCGCCGCCGTCTCCATCACGAAGCTGCTGCTCTCCGCCGGGGCAGGGGACGTGACCCTCTGTGACCGGAAGGGCGCCATCTACGCCGGCCGCAGCGACGGCATGAACTGGATCAAGGAGGAGATGGCCCAGGTGACGAATCCGGAGAAGCGGACCGGCTCCCTGGCGGACGTGCTGGCGGGAGCCGATGTGTTCATCGGCGTGTCCGCCCCCGGCGCCGTGACCAAGGAGATGGTGCAGACCATGAACGCTGGAGCCGTCATCTTCGCCTGCGCCAACCCCACGCCGGAGATCTTCCCCGACGACGCCAAGGCCGGCGGTGCGGCGGTGGTGGCCACCGGCCGCAGCGACTATCCCAACCAGATCAACAACGTGCTGGCCTTCCCCGGCATCTTCCGGGGCGCCCTCGATGCCCGGGCCAGCGACATCAACGACGCTATGAAGATCGCCGCCGCCCATGCCTTGGCGGAGCTAGTGGGAGACGACCTCTCTGCCGACTATATCATCCCCGCCGCCTTCGATCCACGGGTACGGGACGCGGTGGCCTCCGCTGTGGAGCAGGCCGCCCGCGCCTCCGGCGTGGCCAGAGTCTGA
- a CDS encoding NUDIX hydrolase — protein sequence MEMVDLYDENRLPLGRTAERYAPKGEGEYRVVVHICVFDSRGRLLIQQRSREKAVWPEAWDVSAAGGVDAGETSRQAAEREFREELGVALDLTGVRPSCTVNFDGGFDDFFLVERDLGLEELTLQKEEVARARWAELPEILDMVDRGEFIDYPKSFLAFLFDMRGTFGFCTK from the coding sequence ATGGAAATGGTGGATTTGTACGACGAGAACCGGCTCCCTCTGGGCCGGACGGCGGAGCGTTACGCCCCCAAGGGGGAGGGAGAATACCGGGTGGTGGTCCATATCTGCGTGTTCGACAGCCGGGGCCGCCTGCTGATCCAGCAGCGGTCTCGGGAAAAGGCCGTCTGGCCGGAGGCATGGGATGTGTCTGCCGCCGGCGGCGTGGATGCCGGAGAGACCAGCCGCCAGGCGGCGGAGCGGGAGTTCCGGGAGGAGCTGGGCGTGGCCCTGGACCTGACGGGAGTGCGGCCCTCCTGCACCGTGAACTTCGACGGCGGCTTTGATGACTTCTTCCTGGTGGAGCGGGACCTTGGCCTGGAGGAGCTGACGCTCCAAAAGGAGGAGGTGGCCCGGGCCCGTTGGGCGGAGCTGCCGGAAATCCTGGACATGGTGGACCGGGGGGAGTTCATCGACTATCCCAAAAGCTTTCTGGCGTTTTTGTTCGACATGCGGGGGACCTTCGGCTTCTGCACCAAATGA
- a CDS encoding MFS transporter, which translates to MREKLFHRDFTLVVIGQIISLLGNAVLRFVLPLYLLDVTGSRSLFGLCSAAAFVPMVVLTPLGGVVADRLHKQRIMVALDFFTCALVALTALALGHLPLVPVLVAAMMLLYGISGAYQPAVQASMPLLCPPDRLVDGNAVINQVSALSSLLGPLLGSLVYGAFGVTPVLAGASACFFASAVMELFIHIPHTPRHTGASVWQTARADLAESGTFLWQERPEILKYIALVSAFNLLLSALLVVSMPVLIKQTLVLGDTWYGLNQTAMAAGSLAGGLTAGLLGPRLTVRRSWLTLLACGVCLIPMGLCLLAGVGAVAAFAVLTAAGFVLMACAALFTVTMLAHIQAQTPATLVGKVVSLLLTVSLCAQPAGQALYGVLLEQLAGGEGWVLLGAACGAMIVAAAARRVAYSAASGSSRCMAETS; encoded by the coding sequence ATGCGGGAAAAGCTGTTTCACCGGGACTTCACCTTGGTGGTGATTGGACAGATCATCTCCCTGCTGGGTAACGCCGTGCTGCGATTCGTCCTGCCGCTGTATCTGCTGGACGTCACCGGTTCCCGGAGCCTGTTCGGCCTGTGCTCCGCCGCGGCGTTCGTGCCCATGGTGGTGCTGACGCCCCTGGGCGGCGTGGTGGCGGACCGTCTCCATAAGCAGCGGATCATGGTGGCGCTGGACTTCTTCACCTGCGCCCTGGTGGCCCTGACGGCGCTGGCCTTGGGACATCTGCCCCTGGTGCCGGTGCTGGTGGCGGCCATGATGTTGCTGTATGGTATCTCCGGGGCATACCAGCCGGCGGTGCAGGCCAGCATGCCCCTGCTGTGCCCGCCGGATCGGCTGGTGGACGGCAACGCCGTCATCAACCAGGTCAGCGCCCTGTCCAGCCTGCTGGGACCGCTGCTGGGGAGCCTGGTTTACGGTGCCTTCGGCGTGACACCGGTCCTGGCGGGGGCCTCCGCCTGCTTTTTTGCTTCGGCGGTGATGGAACTGTTCATCCATATCCCCCATACGCCAAGACACACTGGAGCCAGCGTCTGGCAGACCGCCAGAGCGGATCTGGCGGAGAGCGGGACCTTCCTCTGGCAGGAACGGCCGGAGATCCTGAAGTACATCGCCCTGGTCAGCGCCTTCAACCTGCTGCTGAGCGCGCTGCTGGTGGTGAGTATGCCGGTGCTCATCAAACAGACCCTGGTGCTGGGGGACACCTGGTACGGCCTCAACCAGACCGCCATGGCGGCAGGGAGCCTGGCCGGGGGCCTGACAGCGGGACTGCTGGGTCCCCGGCTGACAGTCCGCCGGTCCTGGCTGACGCTGCTGGCCTGCGGGGTCTGCCTCATCCCCATGGGGCTCTGCCTGCTGGCAGGCGTGGGGGCTGTCGCGGCCTTTGCTGTGCTGACGGCTGCGGGCTTCGTTCTGATGGCTTGCGCCGCGCTGTTCACCGTGACCATGCTGGCCCACATTCAGGCTCAGACGCCGGCCACGCTGGTGGGGAAGGTGGTATCTCTGCTGCTGACCGTCTCCCTATGCGCCCAGCCGGCGGGGCAGGCTCTCTACGGGGTCCTGTTGGAGCAGCTGGCCGGGGGCGAGGGCTGGGTGCTGCTGGGCGCGGCCTGCGGGGCCATGATCGTCGCTGCGGCGGCCCGGCGGGTGGCTTACTCTGCCGCCTCCGGCTCCAGCAGGTGCATGGCGGAGACCTCGTAG
- a CDS encoding RNA polymerase sigma factor — MAHNDSFDEPRFEALYRKLYPDLLRCAEIALRTGGSWYVSVAGRAEEVVQELFAFAWEHQADLWSSASPTGWLYRVLRYKVLELLKEDRFWRKHLIRAAGEMPASPEDDFQQRAEITSILTPEEYEILRKLYLEKYTYEELAREMGLKKSALAMRVKRSKERFVKQWNRH; from the coding sequence ATGGCGCATAACGATTCTTTTGATGAACCGCGATTTGAAGCCCTCTACCGGAAGCTGTATCCGGACCTGCTCCGCTGTGCGGAGATCGCCCTGCGGACTGGCGGAAGCTGGTACGTCTCCGTCGCCGGGCGTGCGGAAGAGGTGGTGCAGGAGCTGTTCGCCTTCGCTTGGGAGCATCAGGCAGATCTTTGGAGCAGCGCCTCGCCCACGGGATGGCTGTACCGGGTCCTGCGCTATAAGGTCCTGGAGCTCCTGAAAGAGGACCGCTTCTGGCGGAAGCACCTGATCCGGGCCGCCGGCGAGATGCCCGCTTCTCCGGAGGATGATTTCCAGCAGCGGGCGGAGATCACCAGCATCCTCACGCCGGAGGAGTACGAGATCCTGCGGAAGCTCTATCTGGAGAAGTACACCTACGAGGAGCTGGCGCGGGAGATGGGGTTGAAGAAGTCCGCCCTGGCCATGCGGGTCAAGCGTTCAAAGGAGCGGTTCGTCAAACAGTGGAACCGGCACTAA
- the dpaL gene encoding diaminopropionate ammonia-lyase, translating into MRDSIKWVANRMPKSDDRQLSIMSLGNVAKARFFHSSFPQYSITPLARLDGMAKYLGLGGLFVKDESFRFGLNAFKVLGGSFAMARYIAKEMGRDVSEMTYDYLTSEAFRQEFGHATFFTATDGNHGRGVAWAAHKLGQKAVVHMPKGSSQARYENIAKEGAQVTIEEVNYDDCVRMAAAEAAETKHGVVVQDTAWEGYEEIPAWIMQGYGTMANEAAEQLRQVGINRPTHVFVQAGVGSLAGAVIGYFTNLFPNDPPTFVVMEARAADCLYQGALAGDGQPRIVEGDLKTIMAGLACGEPNILSWDILRNHVSAFVSCPDWVSARGMRMLGVPVKGDPTVISGESGAVGMGLIAALMETDEYQDLREAIGLDRFSQVLLFSTEGNTDPMKFRKVLWDGEYPTV; encoded by the coding sequence ATGAGAGATTCGATCAAATGGGTCGCCAATCGGATGCCCAAGAGCGACGACCGGCAGCTTTCCATCATGTCCCTGGGGAACGTGGCCAAGGCTCGATTCTTCCACAGCAGCTTTCCCCAGTATTCCATCACGCCTCTGGCCCGGCTGGACGGCATGGCCAAGTACCTGGGCCTGGGCGGCCTGTTCGTGAAGGATGAGTCCTTCCGCTTCGGCCTCAACGCCTTCAAGGTGCTGGGCGGCTCCTTCGCCATGGCCCGGTACATCGCCAAGGAGATGGGCAGGGACGTCAGCGAGATGACCTACGACTACCTGACCAGCGAGGCATTCCGCCAGGAGTTCGGCCACGCCACCTTCTTCACCGCCACGGACGGCAACCACGGCCGGGGCGTGGCCTGGGCGGCTCACAAGCTGGGCCAGAAGGCAGTGGTCCACATGCCCAAGGGCTCCAGCCAGGCCCGGTATGAGAATATCGCCAAGGAGGGCGCCCAGGTCACCATCGAGGAAGTCAACTACGACGACTGCGTCCGCATGGCTGCGGCGGAGGCCGCCGAGACCAAGCACGGCGTGGTGGTGCAGGACACCGCCTGGGAAGGGTACGAGGAGATCCCCGCCTGGATCATGCAGGGCTACGGCACCATGGCCAATGAGGCGGCGGAGCAGCTGCGGCAGGTGGGGATCAACCGCCCCACTCACGTGTTCGTGCAGGCCGGTGTGGGTAGTTTGGCCGGAGCAGTGATCGGATATTTCACCAACCTGTTCCCCAACGATCCCCCCACCTTCGTGGTGATGGAGGCCCGGGCGGCGGACTGCCTGTACCAGGGCGCCCTGGCAGGGGATGGACAGCCGAGGATCGTGGAAGGCGATCTCAAGACCATCATGGCGGGCCTGGCCTGCGGAGAGCCCAACATCCTCTCCTGGGACATTCTGCGCAACCATGTCTCCGCCTTCGTCTCCTGCCCGGACTGGGTCAGCGCCCGGGGCATGCGGATGCTGGGCGTGCCGGTGAAGGGCGACCCCACGGTGATCTCCGGCGAGTCCGGCGCGGTGGGCATGGGCCTGATCGCGGCCCTGATGGAGACGGACGAGTACCAGGACCTGCGGGAGGCCATCGGCCTGGACCGGTTCAGCCAGGTGTTGCTGTTCTCCACGGAGGGCAACACGGATCCCATGAAGTTCCGCAAGGTGCTGTGGGACGGCGAATATCCGACGGTGTAA
- a CDS encoding single-stranded DNA-binding protein, with the protein MALLYTHSAPEARTCSAAGDFQVYPGRGSHKVYHHDREVDNMTTQTRNEVLLEGIALEAPALSHENHGTRFYRFPLQVPRLSGTPDTLPVLVPEALLTAVRLEDPLRVRGQLRSFNNRSGVGNRLVLTVYAQAMEPGSGEPCNRILLSGALCKPPIFRRTPLGRSICDLMLAVSRRYGRADYLPVIAWGQLAVQAARLQVGDTLSLEGRVQSRTYRKVLEDGTAQERVAYEVSAMHLLEPEAAE; encoded by the coding sequence ATGGCTTTATTATATACGCATTCCGCCCCGGAGGCAAGGACCTGTTCCGCCGCCGGGGATTTTCAGGTCTATCCCGGCCGCGGCTCTCATAAGGTGTACCATCACGACCGAGAGGTGGACAACATGACGACTCAGACCCGCAACGAGGTGCTGCTGGAGGGGATTGCTCTGGAGGCGCCTGCACTCTCCCATGAAAACCACGGCACCCGGTTTTATCGCTTTCCCCTGCAGGTGCCCCGGCTCTCCGGCACTCCGGACACGCTGCCGGTGCTGGTGCCGGAGGCCCTGCTGACTGCGGTGCGGCTGGAGGACCCGCTCCGGGTCCGGGGGCAGCTGCGGTCCTTCAACAACCGCTCCGGCGTTGGGAATCGGCTGGTGCTGACGGTGTATGCCCAAGCCATGGAACCCGGGTCCGGAGAGCCCTGCAACCGCATTCTGCTCTCCGGCGCCCTGTGCAAGCCCCCCATCTTCCGCCGCACCCCTCTGGGCCGCAGCATCTGCGACCTGATGCTGGCGGTGAGCCGCCGGTACGGCCGGGCGGACTATCTGCCGGTGATTGCCTGGGGACAGCTGGCGGTCCAGGCGGCCCGGCTCCAGGTGGGGGACACGCTCAGCCTGGAAGGCCGGGTCCAGAGCCGGACCTACCGCAAGGTCCTGGAGGACGGCACCGCCCAGGAACGGGTGGCCTACGAGGTCTCCGCCATGCACCTGCTGGAGCCGGAGGCGGCAGAGTAA